Proteins found in one Candidatus Dependentiae bacterium genomic segment:
- a CDS encoding glycosyltransferase, with protein sequence MKLFAYCLFITTTLCVANDITNHPVDFQTAMGKNHPLYSHYYIKGTQTAAAQNMLTHFQALYNKNISTNSAPQATPKIPKIIHQIWLGSPLPEKFKNLAATWQQHHPDWEYKLWTDADIAALGLENQAAYDTAINYAERSDIARYEILYRFGGLYVDTDFECVQPFDVLHYSYDFYTGLELPGMAMFLAPIIIPNGLIGSISGHPIVRTCIDGIKNDKSAEQNIVIKTGPMLFTQAVLDLASTGTTTDIVFPASFFYPIDKETKDRSTIENIIKPETFALHHWAGSWILKEEAFVPGIKIRSRIEGNIIKFTIIDERMKE encoded by the coding sequence ATGAAGCTATTTGCATACTGCCTATTCATCACCACTACGCTTTGTGTTGCCAACGACATTACCAATCACCCTGTTGATTTTCAAACCGCTATGGGTAAAAATCATCCACTCTACAGCCATTACTACATCAAGGGAACGCAGACTGCTGCCGCACAAAATATGCTCACACACTTTCAAGCACTGTACAACAAAAATATATCAACCAATAGTGCACCGCAGGCAACGCCAAAGATTCCCAAAATAATTCACCAAATATGGCTGGGCTCACCATTGCCAGAAAAATTTAAAAATCTTGCAGCCACCTGGCAACAGCACCACCCAGATTGGGAGTATAAACTATGGACCGATGCCGACATTGCCGCTCTGGGCCTAGAAAATCAAGCAGCCTATGACACGGCCATAAACTATGCCGAACGTTCCGACATTGCCCGCTACGAAATTCTGTATCGTTTTGGAGGACTCTATGTCGACACCGATTTTGAGTGCGTACAACCTTTTGATGTTTTGCACTACTCGTATGATTTTTATACTGGCCTTGAGTTACCTGGCATGGCTATGTTTCTGGCCCCCATTATTATTCCCAATGGCTTGATTGGCTCAATTTCTGGCCATCCAATAGTACGCACCTGCATCGATGGCATAAAAAATGACAAAAGTGCCGAACAAAACATTGTGATAAAAACAGGACCCATGCTTTTTACCCAAGCAGTGTTAGATCTTGCAAGCACCGGGACAACCACCGACATCGTGTTCCCGGCAAGTTTTTTTTATCCCATTGATAAAGAAACCAAAGATCGATCAACTATAGAAAACATAATCAAACCGGAAACATTCGCGCTTCACCATTGGGCGGGCAGTTGGATTTTAAAAGAAGAAGCCTTTGTGCCGGGCATTAAAATTCGCAGCCGTATAGAAGGTAATATCATCAAATTCACTATTATTGACGAACGAATGAAAGAGTAG